From the Nodularia sp. NIES-3585 genome, one window contains:
- the ftsY gene encoding signal recognition particle-docking protein FtsY: MVFNWFRRKYNDSSDTPSEQKPGETPPAPEPQPEPAVTPTPTADTTQDSTADLLAFAKSAYKNIQQKQQSPDVETALDTADVPEMPETADIADVAAPAAPETLETADIADVVAPAAPETLETATAEIETEPPTVSEVSETAPPEVVAAIEQSSTTDETTPEPTAQTNLSFLERAAAERQAKQERLMASAMEVPEPEVLQPVATTTETAEDIDGLAFDEGFVWSAEVLAAQGRRPEDVSIEEITWLKKLRQGLGKTRRNILNQLKAIVGQGPLNQAAVDEIETALLQADVGVEATDYIISALQKKLLAEVTPPEEAIAYLKQILRDMLDAPLQTAHSSSFTPEKETLNIWLITGVNGAGKTTTIGKISHLAQKSGYKCLIGAADTFRAAAVEQVKVWGSRSGVEVIANPGKNTDPAAVVFDAIAAAQARETELLLVDTAGRLQNKKNLMDELAKIRRIIDKKAPNAKIESLLVLDATLGQNGLRQAEVFAQAAQLSGVVLTKLDGTAKGGVALAVVQQLGLPIRFIGAGEGIEDLRPFSSYEFVEALLSG; the protein is encoded by the coding sequence ATGGTTTTTAATTGGTTCCGCCGTAAATATAACGATTCCTCTGATACCCCATCTGAACAAAAACCGGGAGAAACTCCTCCAGCACCAGAACCTCAACCAGAGCCAGCCGTAACTCCCACCCCCACGGCAGACACTACACAAGATTCAACGGCAGATTTATTGGCCTTTGCTAAATCTGCTTATAAGAATATCCAGCAAAAACAACAATCTCCAGACGTAGAAACTGCTCTTGATACAGCAGATGTGCCGGAAATGCCAGAAACTGCTGATATAGCAGATGTGGCAGCACCAGCAGCACCGGAAACGCTAGAAACTGCTGATATAGCAGATGTGGTAGCACCAGCAGCACCGGAAACGCTAGAAACTGCAACTGCGGAAATAGAAACCGAGCCACCTACGGTAAGTGAAGTCAGCGAAACAGCACCACCAGAGGTAGTAGCCGCAATTGAGCAGTCATCTACTACAGATGAAACTACACCAGAGCCAACAGCACAGACTAATTTATCCTTTTTAGAACGGGCGGCGGCAGAACGGCAAGCCAAGCAAGAACGGCTGATGGCCAGCGCTATGGAAGTGCCAGAACCGGAAGTATTACAACCGGTAGCCACCACCACAGAAACAGCCGAAGATATTGACGGATTAGCTTTTGATGAAGGTTTTGTCTGGTCAGCAGAAGTATTGGCTGCCCAAGGTAGACGACCAGAAGACGTTTCTATTGAGGAAATTACTTGGCTGAAAAAGCTCCGCCAAGGCTTAGGCAAAACCCGTCGTAACATCCTCAACCAACTGAAGGCAATTGTGGGTCAAGGTCCACTCAACCAAGCGGCTGTGGACGAAATAGAAACCGCTCTGCTGCAAGCTGATGTGGGTGTAGAAGCCACAGATTACATCATTAGTGCGCTCCAGAAAAAACTGTTAGCAGAAGTCACCCCGCCAGAGGAGGCGATCGCCTACCTGAAACAAATCTTGCGGGATATGTTAGATGCACCGCTGCAAACAGCCCACAGTTCCAGCTTTACCCCAGAAAAAGAAACCTTAAATATTTGGTTAATTACTGGAGTTAATGGCGCGGGTAAAACCACCACTATCGGCAAAATCTCCCACCTCGCCCAAAAATCTGGTTACAAATGCTTAATTGGGGCAGCAGATACCTTCCGGGCTGCGGCTGTGGAACAGGTGAAGGTTTGGGGTAGCAGAAGCGGTGTAGAAGTCATTGCCAATCCGGGGAAGAATACAGACCCCGCCGCCGTCGTATTTGATGCGATCGCTGCCGCCCAAGCCAGAGAAACTGAATTACTATTAGTAGATACTGCCGGGCGACTGCAAAATAAGAAAAACTTAATGGACGAACTCGCCAAAATCCGCAGGATTATTGACAAAAAAGCCCCTAATGCCAAAATAGAATCCCTGTTGGTTTTAGATGCTACTCTAGGTCAAAATGGATTGCGTCAAGCTGAAGTTTTTGCCCAAGCCGCCCAACTCAGTGGTGTAGTATTAACCAAGCTCGATGGTACAGCCAAGGGAGGAGTCGCCCTAGCCGTTGTGCAGCAGCTAGGCTTGCCCATTCGCTTTATTGGTGCTGGCGAAGGCATCGAAGATTTGCGTCCTTTCTCCAGCTACGAGTTTGTTGAAGCTCTCCTGAGTGGCTAA
- the nusB gene encoding transcription antitermination factor NusB: MQERKPQQIARELALLSLSQLPINPKRLTEEHLPKLVLATVRTLRSEVQDTLDNATGELQRSNERLLTSQTRASDLNTARNLLKEAIDYTQTAINQLGAAVEFPELIQLANQDKEVGRYAIELVKIVSEHRVIIDQEISSALVDWQVTRLAQIDRDILRIAVGEMRFFNLPDRVAINEAVELAKRYSGDEGHRFINGVLRRVTEQKAAV; the protein is encoded by the coding sequence ATGCAAGAACGAAAACCCCAGCAAATTGCTCGTGAATTGGCACTTTTAAGTCTCAGCCAGTTGCCAATTAACCCTAAAAGATTGACAGAAGAACATCTGCCTAAATTAGTGCTAGCCACAGTCCGCACTCTGAGATCAGAAGTGCAAGACACTCTAGACAACGCCACTGGAGAACTACAACGCAGTAACGAGCGCCTCTTAACTAGTCAAACTCGTGCTTCCGACCTCAATACTGCCAGAAACCTCCTCAAAGAGGCTATAGACTACACCCAAACTGCCATCAATCAACTCGGAGCGGCAGTTGAATTCCCAGAATTGATTCAACTAGCAAATCAAGATAAGGAAGTGGGCAGATATGCTATCGAACTCGTGAAAATAGTCAGCGAACACCGAGTAATTATCGACCAAGAAATTTCTTCTGCCTTAGTAGATTGGCAAGTGACTCGCCTAGCCCAAATAGACCGAGATATTTTGCGAATCGCTGTGGGAGAAATGAGGTTTTTTAACCTGCCAGACAGAGTAGCTATCAACGAAGCTGTAGAGCTAGCCAAACGCTACAGTGGAGATGAAGGACATCGGTTTATTAATGGTGTTCTGCGCCGAGTTACAGAACAAAAAGCAGCCGTGTAG